A region of Pseudorasbora parva isolate DD20220531a chromosome 14, ASM2467924v1, whole genome shotgun sequence DNA encodes the following proteins:
- the tmem264 gene encoding transmembrane protein 264 has product MVPPPPSNKPHVCLSCVLIMSSMALLDAYLVEQNQGPRKVGVCIMVMVGDVCFLIVLRYIAVWVGAEVRTAKRGYAMILWFFYVFVLEIKVYFVYQNYKAEGERAEVLTCKAFTVLLSVFVPGLYVTLAAIDHMEYVRPIKKREELRSRLFWVVVDLLDILDIQASLWEPQRKGLPLWVEGLTFFYCYILLLILPCVSLSEISMQGVNIVPHKMLLYPILSLVAINFITIFIRGGNLVFYRDVRVSGILMGKNVLAIVLKTCSFVQYRRHLQEAQAPALAPELQRDAVPQSSRRAVPVAMPVSITMPTPQVVIQDLTTLPEEPELEET; this is encoded by the coding sequence ATGGTACCACCGCCTCCTTCCAACAAACCCCACGTTTGCCTTTCGTGTGTTCTTATCATGAGTAGCATGGCGCTGCTGGACGCCTACCTTGTGGAGCAAAATCAAGGTCCGCGGAAGGTGGGCGTCTGCATCATGGTGATGGTAGGTGACGTGTGCTTCCTCATCGTGCTGCGGTACATCGCAGTATGGGTTGGTGCCGAGGTACGAACTGCTAAACGCGGCTACGCCATGATCCTCTGGTTCTTCTACGTCTTTGTGCTCGAGATCAAGGTCTACTTTGTCTATCAGAACTACAAAGCGGAAGGCGAGAGGGCGGAAGTTCTCACCTGCAAGGCTTTCACGGTCCTGCTTTCCGTGTTCGTGCCGGGACTTTATGTTACGCTGGCAGCCATCGACCACATGGAATATGTTCGGCCAATCAAGAAGAGGGAGGAGCTGAGGAGTCGACTGTTCTGGGTTGTGGTGGATCTTCTTGACATCTTGGACATTCAAGCCAGCCTATGGGAGCCTCAGAGAAAAGGGCTCCCCCTATGGGTGGAGGGCCTTACTTTTTTCTACTGCTACATACTACTTCTGATTCTGCCGTGTGTGTCGCTAAGCGAAATAAGCATGCAAGGTGTAAACATTGTGCCGCACAAGATGTTGTTGTATCCCATTCTCAGTTTGGTCGCTATCAACTTTATTACGATTTTTATACGGGGAGGAAATTTGGTGTTTTATAGGGACGTCCGTGTGTCTGGAATACTCATGGGTAAGAACGTCCTAGCCATCGTCCTGAAGACTTGCAGCTTTGTGCAGTACCGGAGACACCTGCAGGAGGCTCAGGCACCCGCTCTCGCTCCGGAGCTACAGAGGGACGCTGTGCCACAAAGTTCTCGAAGGGCCGTGCCCGTCGCAATGCCAGTGTCCATCACCATGCCAACTCCGCAGGTAGTCATACAAGATCTCACCACGCTTCCAGAGGAGCCAGAACTCGAAGAAACATGA